TGGACATGTCGGAAAACGCCCGCAGCTATCCATCCCAGATGCTGTTCGGCGCGCCGCCGACCCCTGTGGAGCCCTGACCATGACTTCTTCCTTGTCACGTCTATTGTTGATGTTGATTTTGACCGGCTGGCTGCTGCCGGGATGCATGCGTATTGGCCAGCGCCCTCCGGCAAAAACCAGCTATGTGATAACCGCAAACCGACCGGCAAGTGCCGCCGAAAGGGTGGGGGCAGCGGTTTTACAGGTTACGCCCATGCGCATCTCCCCACGATTCAATGGACGCAGTTTTGTCTACCGTCAGGGGATATCGCAATTCCGTCCGGATTTTTATAACAAATTCCTGGTGGCGCCGGCTAACCTGGTACAGGAACAGGTGGTTCGCTGGCTGACGGCAAGCGGCCTGTTCGCGACGGTCAGCTCGTCGGCCGGTCCGCTGCCACCCGACTATCTGCTGCAGGGACAAATCACCGAACTCTATGGAGATTACCGGGACAGGCAACCTGTGGCCATTCTCGAAATCGGCTTTCTGTTCCTTCAGCATGCCGCCGCCGACGCCCCTATCCGACTCAACCGCAGCTATCGCGGCGAAGTGCCGCTGACCGGGCATGAACCTGATGCTCTGGTCGAAGCATGGGATACCGCCCTGATAAACATCCTGGAAAACCTGGAAAAGGATCTCGGCGAAGTTATGGACGGCATCGACGCAACTTACCACCAG
This DNA window, taken from Syntrophotalea carbinolica DSM 2380, encodes the following:
- a CDS encoding ABC-type transport auxiliary lipoprotein family protein, with product MTSSLSRLLLMLILTGWLLPGCMRIGQRPPAKTSYVITANRPASAAERVGAAVLQVTPMRISPRFNGRSFVYRQGISQFRPDFYNKFLVAPANLVQEQVVRWLTASGLFATVSSSAGPLPPDYLLQGQITELYGDYRDRQPVAILEIGFLFLQHAAADAPIRLNRSYRGEVPLTGHEPDALVEAWDTALINILENLEKDLGEVMDGIDATYHQAL